The Ignavibacteria bacterium DNA window TGAAAAAGCCGTTGCAGCCGTTATAGCCGAAGGGAAATATGTCACACGCGACATAAATCCCGATAACTACGTCGGAACTAAGGAAATTACAAACGCAATAATAAGGGAATTGGATAAACAATAAATATGAAGAAAACGTCACTTTCAGTCATTTTTATGACTGTGTTCATAGATTTAATGGGTTTTGGAATACTTATACCGATACTTCCGACATTTGCTTCAAAAGACCTCGGTATAAGCGACTTTGCAATAGGAATTTTATTTGCCAGCTTCTCATTCGTCCAGTTTATTTTTAATCCCATTCTGGGCAGAATTTCTGATAAGTACGGAAGGCGTCCGGTGATAATTCTCTCACTGGTATCAACGGCAAGCTCATACGTAATTTTCAGCTTTTCACATTCCTTCTGGCTCTTGCTGGTATCAAGAATCCTCGGGGGGCTTGGCGGCAGCAACATTGCCGTTGCACAGGCCTATATTGCCGATATTACAACAAAGGAAGAACGCTCCAAGGGGATGGGCATGATCGGTATGGCATTCGGCCTGGGATTTGTATTCGGCCCGATGATAGGTGGACTCCTTTCCCATTACGGTTACGCTTTTACCGGATTTGCCAGCGCCGCCTTTTCAACAATGGCGCTTACTTTTGCATTCCTTTTCCTTAAGGAAACAATTGATGTTGAAAAGACAAAACAGATAAAAATTTCAGGCACAAAGATACTGGACATAAAAGGGCTGTTCCAGACCTTA harbors:
- a CDS encoding MFS transporter, translating into MKKTSLSVIFMTVFIDLMGFGILIPILPTFASKDLGISDFAIGILFASFSFVQFIFNPILGRISDKYGRRPVIILSLVSTASSYVIFSFSHSFWLLLVSRILGGLGGSNIAVAQAYIADITTKEERSKGMGMIGMAFGLGFVFGPMIGGLLSHYGYAFTGFASAAFSTMALTFAFLFLKETIDVEKTKQIKISGTKILDIKGLFQTLKHPDVGILILLFFILTFSGATIYGTFALLGYKVYQFSNQQLGYLFGIMGVVGAVIQGGFIKMLTEKFTEKTLILIGTFIMIFGLGLLPYGGNFLGVAIVISVLAIGTGIIQPVVLSMISKYSSEHEQGAILGINQSLSALGRVLGPLWGGFAFEFLGYPFPFLTGAAFMVLTFFFSIKFINAEKYAKMAKDKVIYNNIESGM